The genome window CCTGATTTCTCTGGTCGCCTGGAAATTCTCAACGTTCACGCCCGCGGCAAAACCTTGTCGAAAGATGTGGACTTGGAAAAAATCGCCCGCCGCACACCCGGTTTCACAGGTGCGGATTTGGCTAACCTGCTGAACGAATCAGCAATTTTGGCCGCGCGCCGCAACTTGACCGAAGTCTCCATGGATGAAGTCAATGATGCGATCGATCGCGTGCTCGCAGGCCCAGAAAAGAAAGACCGCGTGATGAGCGAAAAGCGCAAAACCTTGGTAGCTTACCACGAAGCCGGTCACGCTTTAGTTGGCGCTTTGATGCCCGACTATGACCCCGTACAGAAAATCAGCATTATCCCCCGCGGCCGCGCTGGCGGTTTGACTTGGTTCACACCCAGCGAAGATCGCATGGATTCTGGCTTGTATTCTCGCTCTTACTTGCAAAATCAAATGGCGGTAGCCTTGGGCGGCCGCATTGCTGAAGAGATTGTCTTCGGTGAAGAAGAAGTCACCACTGGCGCTTCCAATGACTTGCAACAAGTGGCAAGAGTAGCACGGCAAATGGTGACTCGCTTCGGAATGAGCGATCGACTAGGCCCTGTAGCTCTCGGTCGCCAACAAGGAAATATGTTCATGGGTCGCGATATCATGGCCGAACGGGACTTTTCTGAAGAAACCGCAGCCACTATCGACGATGAAGTCCGCTTGTTGGTAGAGCAAGCTTACCGTCGCGCTAAAGATGTGCTGGTTGGTAACCGCCACGTCCTGAACGCCTTGGCAGATATGCTAGTTGACAAGGAAACTGTCGATGCTGACGAATTGCAAAATTTGTTGGCTAACAGCGATGTCAAGATGGCAACAATTGCCTAATTGATTTTTGATTTTAGACTTCGACTTCGCTCAGTCGAACGATTTTTGATTTAATCTAAAGTTGGAAATCGGTAATTGGGGTGGTTCTGGGATTGTCTGGAATCGCCCCGATTTTTTTTGTGGTGCGATCGGCTATTTCAGATTGTTGTGTACTGCGATCTGGCGATCGCACTGTATCATTTTGATGTAACCGGACTTAATATCACCCTTGGTAAACTTCTCGTCGGTGACGCACTTTACTAGACAAGATTGCATAAATCTTTGATGAATACAGGAACCGCAGATGAAAAGAAGATGAACACAGATAAACGCAGATAGTTTCCAGATAATTTGTGAATGAATGCAATCTTGTCTACTGATATCGATCGTCTGGCTGTCGTCATCAATGGTGTATATTACCCTGTAATCGCCAACCCGAATTCGCCAGCCGTTTTTCTCCCCCTTTAACTTGAGACAGCCTGGGGGACGGGGCACAACTGCTAAAGCATTTATCTGGGGATAAATGCGACTGCTGATTTCAACGGGCAGAGCATCCAGGTCTTTTTGAGCCGAACGTGCAGTAATGACCAAGTAATCAGACATTCAACATACCCTTTTTCTCAAGCTGGCGCTTAACTTCTTCCCAGGGAACTCTTGGTTCATCTTTTCTAGATTCAATAGTCAAAGAGTCATAAACATCCTCCCAGAGTTCGCCGTGCTTCTCGAATTCAAGCACCACTGCAATCTTTTCGCCTTCGCCGTCAACTAAAAACTGAAAGTCGATCGGTTCGCCACATTCAGCCAACACGTCAACCCAAAATTCGCTATGTTCTTTGAGGTCAACAATTGCAGCGGTTTTGTTGCCTTCATTGTCGGTTAAAAACTGAACGCCGCGCATATTGTAGTTTGGCATATATTTAATTTTGTAATGTGTACTAAAATTATATGCGAGAGAGAATGAGTTAGCATGAATCATCAATCTTGGTTGACACTACTAAAAAAACACCGCGCGATCGCCGTCATCCGTTCCTCCGACAAAGAAGTCGCTTGGCAAATGGCATCAGCAGTAGCAGCAGGCGGAATTCAGTTTATAGAAATTACTTGGAACACCCACAAAGCGCCTGAATTAATTGCCGAACTCCGCTCCGAATTCCCTACTTTTAGTATTGGTACCGGCACTTTATTAAACTTAGAACAGTTGCAGCAAGCCATAGATTGCGGCGCTCAATTCTTGTTTACTCCCCACACCGATGTAACGATGATTCAAGCAGCAGTTGATGCCGGAGTGCCGATCGTCCCCGGTGCTTTTTCTCCCACAGAGATTATGGCAGCCTGGGAAGCGGGGGCTACCTGCGTCAAAGTATTTCCGATATCCGGTTTGGGAGGTGCGGCTTACCTGAGGAGCCTGCAAGGCCCTCTGAGCGGGATTCCTTTGATTCCCACGGGCGGGGTGACGCTAGAAAATGCCAAGGTATTTATTGACGCTGGGGCGATCGCCGTTGGTTTGGCCGGAGACTTATTTCCCAAACACTTAGTGCAAGATCGAGATTGGGGGGCGATCGTTCAAATTGCCAAAACTCTTACTCAAAACTTAACAACTTGTTAAGCCCTCTTTCCCAATTTAAAATCTATAATCTACAATCTAAAATAGTACCTGGTGTGAAAGTTTACCAAACTCAAATCTCAAATCTCAAATCTCAAATCGTTCTGGGTGTGAGGAATGAACAACATTATTAAATCTACTTACTTGCGTCGTGCTGGAACTTTCTGTGCTGGCTGCGTCTTAACAGTTGCGGCATTCTGCGGCGGGCTTGCTCCAGCATTTGCAGCCGAACAACACAACACAATTGCCAATAGAATTATGCAGTTGCAGCAATCCAGCCAGCGCTGGATTGAAATTGATTTGTCTAGACAAAAATTAATAGCATGGGAAGGAAATAAACCAGTTTATGCGGTGAATATTTCCAGCGGCAAATCATCGACTCCCACCCGCACGGGAACCTTTGCCGTTCAAACCAAATATCGCGTTGCTAGAATGACTGGGGATGATTACGATGTGCCGGACGTTCCCTATACAATGTATTACGACGGCGGTAATGCAATTCACGGCGCTTACTGGCACAATTTGTTTGGCAATCCCGTCACTCACGGCTGCACCAATGTAGCGGTAAATCACGCTAAATGGTTGTTCAACTGGGCCTCGGTGGGGACGCCTGTGGTGGTGCACAAATCGGAGATTTAACTACAGGTTCGTAGTGAGGACTTTAGTCCGCAAAAAAAGAAAGGACTGAAGTCCTCACTACGAACCTGTGTTTGTAGTGAGGACTTTAGTCCGCAAAAAAAGAAAGGACTGAAGTCCTCACTACGAACCTGTGTTTGTAGTGAGGACTTTAGTCCGCAAGAAAAGAAAGGACTGAAGTCCTCACTACGAACCTGTGTTTGTAGTGAGGACTTTAGTCCGCAAAAAAAGAAAGGACTGAAGTCCTCACTACGAACCTGTGTTTGTAGTGAGGACTTTAGTCCGCAAAAAAAGAAAGGACTGAAGTCCTCACTACGAACCTATAATTACCAACACATCTTAACTTAGCTGCACTACTGGCCTATCCTCTAACAACGTTTCATTGGTCAACAAATCTTCAACAGTAATCCGCAAAAATCGCTGTTCGTCAACCCGGAAGAAGATTTTGACCCGATCGCTCCCCGGATACCCAGGTGGCGTCAATTGCGCGATACTGCGAGCTCCGTCTTTGTCATTTAGCGCTTGTACCGATGTTTCGCCCGCGATTTGGCGAGTAATTAGCCTGTCGCCGTCAAAATAAATCTCCGTGCCGCCAGTTTCCGCTCCCAATTCGCCGATAATTAATTCTATGCTGGGCTGATTTTCTAAAGAAGCTCCCAAGACTAATTCTACCGGCTCGCTCATTGGGTAAGACTGACCGGATTTAATTAAACTGTGCCAACTGTGGCAATTGTCACGGCGGTTCCAGTAGCGAATGCCGTAACTGTGATAAAGAAAATCTTTGATTTCTACGCCTTGACTCAATTGTAGAGCACCTTGGGCGATCGCCTCAAACGGTTTGTCGCACCGAATCTTTGCCGGATCGAAATATTGCTGCACCCAACGCTGCACCGCAGGAATTTGGACTGTACCGCCCACAAGCAAAACTGCATCGATATCGCCAATTTCTAAGCCTTGACGCCGCGCTTGCTGCAATACTTGATTCATGCACTCGTCGAGGTTCTCAAAAAACTGATGTTCGGCGAGGATAGATTCAAAGCCATCTCGATCTAATTCTAATTCGTAACTCTCAAAATTTTCATCATCGAAATAAACCTCAACCGCCTTATTTACCAAAGATAACTGAATCTTTAACCGTTCTGCCAATCTCGCCGTAATCGGAGATTTTGTCAATCCTTTTGTTTTGACAAAATAGTCAACCAGCCAATTATCAATATCAGAACCGCCCAAATTTTGTCCCGCTTTAGCCAAAACCCGGGCAACTTTTGCCTTTTGGGCGGAAGATTGGGCCAATAACTTCTCGCCCCATTTGAGTAGAAAACCCAGGGGTTTTTTGTTACCGCTACTCTCTGGCCGCACCAAGGAAAGATCCAGAGTGCCACCGCCGAAATCAATCACTAATAGAATGGAGCGATCGGCTAAACCATAACCCAAAGCAGCCGCCGTCGGTTCGTCCAACATCCGCACCTGTTCTACTTGCAGAGATTCAGAAACTTTACCCAGCCAATGGCGGTAAGCTTCAAAACTATCTACCGGCACAGTAAACACCAAAGAATCTATCGACAAAGGCAATTCGCGAATTGACCTGACAATTTCGCTCAAATACCACTCACCTACTCGTTGAAAATCAACCATTTGCCCGTCCAGTTCCGGGACAAAACCCTGAACAGAAGTGCCGATCCCCCGCTTAAAATTCCGAAAAAACCGAGAATTTCCACTCAGATCGAGACCTTTGTCGCGGACTTGCTGACCCAGTAAGACTTTACTTTGAGCAGCGTCCTCAACGTAGAGCAAACTGGGAATTAAGGGTGGAGTTTGAACCGAGATTGCCGACAATCCCGGTAATTTCAAAGTTTCCGGCTGCTGGAGGGCCTGATTCCAGCGAGCGACGACAGTGTTGCTAGTTCCAAAGTCAATTGCGATCGCCATTTAGCCAAAACACAGCTACTAATGATTAAATCATCTTATGGTATTTGCAGTCGCAAATGCAAACAAATGCTCAAAATGTTCTTGCACGAACATTTGGCTGCAACCAAAACTGTTTGAGTAAAGGAGCCTGCCATTTTGTGCAACTGCACATTCTGCGATGCCAAAAATGCCAGCCACTTATATAAGCGGCACAAAACTGACAGCATTTGAGATTTGAGATTTTAGATATGAATAACTGACTGCATCAGAATTGCAGGCTTGCTTGGCTTTGCATTCTTTTGAAAAGCTGGTATCGCCTGTTGTTAGCAGCGGTCAAGCTTTTACCTTTGATGTCAATCCAATTTTACAACGAAGCGTAAAAAATAATGCTAGACACGGGCGATCGCTTCACAGCACTATCGGCTCTCGCACTGCTTGTCCCGGCTGCAAGCATTGGCTCCTTAGCAGCATTGTCTGTTACTGGAAGCTGGGGACAACCACTGTCGGCGTTGTGTCAAGTTTGGTTGCTGGTTTTCCCGATCGCCTGGTCTGTTTTAGTCGATCGACAAAAACTGCATTTATCTCTCCCCAAGCGCCGAGAATTGCTCGCTGGAGCCATTTGGGGAATATTCATGTTTGCAGTAATTGTGGGTATTTACAGCCTTTTCGGTCAGCACTGGATCGATCCTGTAGCTGCCAAACAAAAAGCGCAGCAATTAGGTATTAACAGCCATAATATTTACTTAATAATTGAAGCATATTTTGTGCTAATTAACTCACTAATTGAAGAATTTACTTGGCGGTGGTTTGTCTGCAACAAATGCCAGATTCTGATACCGGGAAAACCCGCCATATTTCTCAGTTCGCTATTGTTCACGCTCCACCACATTTTGGTAATTGCAGCCTACAGCGACTGGCGCGCAGTGATTTTAGGCTCATTCGCTGTCTGGGGAGCCGGGATAATTTGGTCGCAGTGTTATCTGACTTACCGTTCGCTGTGGCCTAGTTATATCAGCCACGCGATCGCAGATTTAGCCCTGGCAATTATTGCTTGGCAAATCCTCTTTAACTAGCTGCTATCTCAGCTACTACCGCTGCCAATTTATTCATAAAATTTGACCCTTCCAATCGTTCTCGCGACTAATATCTCTCCCCGCAATCTGACAAAAATTATTAGTAATTGCCAGTCCCAAAACCGCATCGCTACTGTAAGTGATATCGTGTCCAGATTAACGCACACACGGATCGGTGCGCCCGAAAGTCGGTAGCCCCAGAGCCGACTTTCGGGCGTACTACAAACGATTTTTGCGATGGTAATCGAGCCCAGATGATATCAGAGGAGTGTCGCTGACAGGGCTTTTGAAGCACAGGTGGCGCCCCCCGGCGGGCGCAATGCCCCTGCCGGGGGGCGCTACCTGTCCTTCTAAATTGTCAACTGCGACAAGGTATCTGTCCCCGTAGCTGCCGTTGATGCTTTCCGCCGCAGCGGCAACTGTTGGCTGGGATTCATGCTGGCTGTACTGGAATTTTGACTGACGCTCGGCCACACTTGAAGGTTCCTTCGTTCGCACTTGGAGATGCTTTGGGTTAAGCCATCTGCTTTTAATTCTAAGTTTTGTGGCGCTGGCGATAGAATCACGAACCATATCGCTGAAACCATCGCCAGCACAACTCCCAAGAGTACGCCGATGGTCATCGAAAATCCTAAACTTAAGAAAAATGATTTTTTCTTAACATAATTTTTTTATAAGCGAGCTGCTTTGATACGTACCGCTAAGCTGTGGCTGCTGCTTAAAAGTCAAGGTTGGTTCGATTTATGGCATTGTACCCTAAGTATTTCTTCGATATTTACACGCTGATTAGATTATTTGCGAAATTTTGTTTTTACGGTAATTACTTAGACAGGACTCGCGGGCGCTACAGGTAGTCTACCCAGAAGTAGCGGTCGCTTTTTCACACTGTTTCCGGGGATCGCCCTTGATTTAAAAATTTAAAACACACCAGCCAATTAAATTTTTACTGGGGAATTTGTATCTTCTGTACTGCAATCGATCGACATAATTTTCCAACAGTCTCTGAGGCATCAACCTGGTGTTGCATACTTCAGCGACCAGGGACAGCGAGGGATAGTTTAAAAACCTAGTTTATTCCATAATTGGCGCGTTCAGGACTTTATTCCCGCGATCCTATGTTTTTTAGCGAGCACTCCTGTGTACAGCTTTGATTGAATTACATCTATAAATTATACTTAGATTAAGTATTTAAAATTTCTTTTTATTAGGTTATAGAATCAAACAATCTATCAAGATATGCTATTTATCTGTGTCTTAATATAACCCAAAGATAGTAGTTTTAGTTGATATTTATCAGCTTTTAAGTTCAATCAATAAAAAATATATGTACGATATTCATCAAACGATATCTTGTTACCTGTGCTACATTTGGTTTCCCAAACTATTTACCTTGACAATATTCACCACGACCACAAAGGCTGGGTAATTTCCGGTTTCCCGTACATACCCGGCTGTAGGATAAGCAAGTGCTGTTATGCTAGACAGGAAGTGTTGTCTAGTTTGCTGTTTGGCGCTAAAAAGTTAGTGTTTAATCAGGGGTCTGCCTTGAGGAATAAATTGCACCACCTGGTAAATTTATCCCTACAGGAACTGTTTTACCCTCGCATCAATCGTTATTATCAGTTCAATGACAGCGAAGTTATGGTCGATCGATACTGGGTTGTTCCCAACACTTACCAGGTTTGATTCATTCTACGTACACACAAGGAAAGCGGTAATTAATATTCACCCGCCCCTCTTTCCTGTCAGGCTCTAAAACCAGCGCTCCTGGCAGCGCCAAAACCGAGTCGGAGTCTTCAGCGGGACTTAAAAATGAAAATCACGTTTGTTCTTCCTACTCTGTGTCTGACTGGTGGAATCCGAGTAATATCTATCTTTGCGGAACGTTTGAGAAAGCTAGGACACGAAGTGTTCGTGATCTCCGTACCTCACCCGCAACCGAGTCTGCGCCAGCAAGTCAAGTCACTGTTGCGGGGACGAGGTTGGATTGGTACACCTGAAAACGAACCTTCATTTTTCGACAAATTAGATGTCAAACAAAAAATTACCGATCGCTACCGTCCGGTAGAGGACAAAGACGTGCCTGACGCTGACGTAGTAGTTGCAACCTGGTGGGAAACCGCCGAGTGGGTAGCAAAACTCTCCCCCAGCAAAGGAGCAAAAGCTTATTTTCTCCAGCACCACGAAGTTTTCGACTATTTACCTCAAGGTAGAGTGGAAGCCACCTGGATGCTGCCAATGCACAAAATTACTATCTCTCATTGGTTGGTGAATCTGGCTCGGACGAAATACGGCGATCGCCAAGTTTCCTTAGCTCCTCCTAGTGTGGACACCAAGCAATTTTATGCCTGTCCTCGCCACAAACAATCGGTTCCGACAATTGGCATGATGTACTCCACAATTTACTGGAAAGGAACCGACATCGCCCTGAAAGCTTTTTCCCTAGCTGCTAAAAAGATTCCCAACCTGCGCCTGGTGGCCTTCGGTGTAGATGCCCCATCCCCGGAATTGCCCCTGCCAGCCAATGCCGAGTATATAATTCAACCAGACCAAGACAAAATCAAAGACTATTACAGCAAGTGCGATGCGTGGCTGCTGGCGAGCCGCTCTGAAGGCTTCGGATTGCCGATTATTGAAGCGATGGCGTGCCGGACTCCGGTCATCAGTACCCCAGCAGGCGCTGCTCCTGAAATTTTGAGCGGCGGTAGCGGCATACTCGTAAGACCCGAAGATCCTGAAGAAATAGCAAAAGCCATAGAGTATATCTATCAGTTGCCGGATGCCGAGTGGCAAGCCCTGTCGGAAGCAGCCTATGCCAAGGTAGTCAATTACAGTTGGGAAGATGCCACTGCTCATTTTGAAGCGGCATTGAAAGTTGCTGTAGACAAATCTCAACAGCGGGACGTTAAAATAATTTCCTCTTCTCCCTACTACGTAAAGGAAGAACCCGTGAACCCAGAACCACAAGAATTACCAGCGACCAACAAAAAAATCGAGGTTTCATGCTAGCTGCTGGGATTTGAACTCCTGGGCGACGCGCTCTTGAGGCGCGATTCTCAGGAGCAATTCCCTATAGTTTGGCGGGGTGCTTCTGCCAAAACCCAAATTGCCCGCGTCCTGTTTTCTACCAAACAGTTTAGATAGGAATTCTGGGTGCATCGATCGGCAAATAGCAGTAGTTTCAAGTTATAACAGTCGGGCCAAACCTCAATCGGTGTGCCACAGAGGTTTTAATGCTGGCGCCGTTATGGGTTAGACTTGTCTAGTCCTCAAACATCTCCCGATTTGTAGTGGAGACGAGTTCGCAACCACAACCTCAAGTCGGCTCGACTATCACATGACGATGCCTCCGGCATTCGCCCGCAAAGAGCACAATACTCAAAAATAGACTCATAGCGCAGTGCGAAGTCTGAGGGAGATATTTGATCTACCAGCGTGTATCTTCCATATCTATATGAAAATTACTTTTGTCTTGCCTTCCCTGGGTCGGTCCGGCGGCATGAGGGTGTTATCTAAGTACACAGAACTTCTTCAAAAGCGAGGACACAAAATAGTCATAGTCTCTACACCACAGAAACAACCGACTTCGATCCAACAATTGCGATCGCTGATCAAAGGTAAGGGCTGGCTGCCGCCTCTGCCGAAAGAAGAGTCTCACTTTGACAATATGGATGTCGAATGTCACGTGCTCGAAACCCACCGTCAAATTACCAACCGTGACGTACCGGATGCCGATATTATTATGGCTACTTGGTGGGAAACGGCTGAGTGGGTGGCCGCACTCTCCCCGAGCAAAGGAGCGAAAGTATATTTTATCCAACACTACGAGGCTTTTGACTACCTACCTCAAGGTCGAGTAGAGGCAACTTGGCGCCTGCCGATGCACAAAATCGTTGTGGCTAAGTGGCTAGCAGACATAGCTCGGGAAAAATACAACGATTTGTGCATATCTGTCGTCCCTCCCACCGTGGACACCAAAAAGTTTTACGATGTCCAGTCCCAAGCCCAGCAGCCACGAGGCAAGCAGTCAGTTCCCACAGTCGGGATGTACTATACTACAACTCCTTGGAAAGGCTGCAAGATGGCGATCGAGGCTTTCTCTCTAGCTGCTAAAAAAATTCCCAACCTCCGTTTAGTTGCCTTTGGTTCGGGGGACACTCCTCCTCCCGATTTGCTGCTCCCCCCGGGTACTGAGTATAATATATCACCAACTCAAGAGGAACTGACCAAATTTTACAGTAAATGCGATGCTTGGCTGTTTTCCAGCATCTCCGAAGGCTTCGGCTTGCCAATTATCGAAGCAATGGCTTGCGGCACTCCAGTCATCGGCACGACGGCTGGTGCGGCTCCAGAACTGCTGGCTGGCGGGGGTGGAATCCTGGTCAATATCAAAGACTCAGAGGCTATGGCAAAAGCGATCGAGCAGATTAGTCAGTTGTCTGATGCCGAATGGCAGATCATGTCTGAGAATGCTTTAAATACGGTAAAA of Microcoleus sp. bin38.metabat.b11b12b14.051 contains these proteins:
- a CDS encoding type II toxin-antitoxin system RelE/ParE family toxin, coding for MSDYLVITARSAQKDLDALPVEISSRIYPQINALAVVPRPPGCLKLKGEKNGWRIRVGDYRVIYTIDDDSQTIDISRQDCIHSQIIWKLSAFICVHLLFICGSCIHQRFMQSCLVKCVTDEKFTKGDIKSGYIKMIQCDRQIAVHNNLK
- a CDS encoding bifunctional 4-hydroxy-2-oxoglutarate aldolase/2-dehydro-3-deoxy-phosphogluconate aldolase, whose translation is MNHQSWLTLLKKHRAIAVIRSSDKEVAWQMASAVAAGGIQFIEITWNTHKAPELIAELRSEFPTFSIGTGTLLNLEQLQQAIDCGAQFLFTPHTDVTMIQAAVDAGVPIVPGAFSPTEIMAAWEAGATCVKVFPISGLGGAAYLRSLQGPLSGIPLIPTGGVTLENAKVFIDAGAIAVGLAGDLFPKHLVQDRDWGAIVQIAKTLTQNLTTC
- a CDS encoding L,D-transpeptidase yields the protein MNNIIKSTYLRRAGTFCAGCVLTVAAFCGGLAPAFAAEQHNTIANRIMQLQQSSQRWIEIDLSRQKLIAWEGNKPVYAVNISSGKSSTPTRTGTFAVQTKYRVARMTGDDYDVPDVPYTMYYDGGNAIHGAYWHNLFGNPVTHGCTNVAVNHAKWLFNWASVGTPVVVHKSEI
- a CDS encoding Hsp70 family protein, producing the protein MAIAIDFGTSNTVVARWNQALQQPETLKLPGLSAISVQTPPLIPSLLYVEDAAQSKVLLGQQVRDKGLDLSGNSRFFRNFKRGIGTSVQGFVPELDGQMVDFQRVGEWYLSEIVRSIRELPLSIDSLVFTVPVDSFEAYRHWLGKVSESLQVEQVRMLDEPTAAALGYGLADRSILLVIDFGGGTLDLSLVRPESSGNKKPLGFLLKWGEKLLAQSSAQKAKVARVLAKAGQNLGGSDIDNWLVDYFVKTKGLTKSPITARLAERLKIQLSLVNKAVEVYFDDENFESYELELDRDGFESILAEHQFFENLDECMNQVLQQARRQGLEIGDIDAVLLVGGTVQIPAVQRWVQQYFDPAKIRCDKPFEAIAQGALQLSQGVEIKDFLYHSYGIRYWNRRDNCHSWHSLIKSGQSYPMSEPVELVLGASLENQPSIELIIGELGAETGGTEIYFDGDRLITRQIAGETSVQALNDKDGARSIAQLTPPGYPGSDRVKIFFRVDEQRFLRITVEDLLTNETLLEDRPVVQLS
- a CDS encoding CPBP family intramembrane glutamic endopeptidase, which codes for MLDTGDRFTALSALALLVPAASIGSLAALSVTGSWGQPLSALCQVWLLVFPIAWSVLVDRQKLHLSLPKRRELLAGAIWGIFMFAVIVGIYSLFGQHWIDPVAAKQKAQQLGINSHNIYLIIEAYFVLINSLIEEFTWRWFVCNKCQILIPGKPAIFLSSLLFTLHHILVIAAYSDWRAVILGSFAVWGAGIIWSQCYLTYRSLWPSYISHAIADLALAIIAWQILFN
- a CDS encoding glycosyltransferase family 4 protein — protein: MKITFVLPTLCLTGGIRVISIFAERLRKLGHEVFVISVPHPQPSLRQQVKSLLRGRGWIGTPENEPSFFDKLDVKQKITDRYRPVEDKDVPDADVVVATWWETAEWVAKLSPSKGAKAYFLQHHEVFDYLPQGRVEATWMLPMHKITISHWLVNLARTKYGDRQVSLAPPSVDTKQFYACPRHKQSVPTIGMMYSTIYWKGTDIALKAFSLAAKKIPNLRLVAFGVDAPSPELPLPANAEYIIQPDQDKIKDYYSKCDAWLLASRSEGFGLPIIEAMACRTPVISTPAGAAPEILSGGSGILVRPEDPEEIAKAIEYIYQLPDAEWQALSEAAYAKVVNYSWEDATAHFEAALKVAVDKSQQRDVKIISSSPYYVKEEPVNPEPQELPATNKKIEVSC
- a CDS encoding glycosyltransferase family 4 protein; this translates as MRVLSKYTELLQKRGHKIVIVSTPQKQPTSIQQLRSLIKGKGWLPPLPKEESHFDNMDVECHVLETHRQITNRDVPDADIIMATWWETAEWVAALSPSKGAKVYFIQHYEAFDYLPQGRVEATWRLPMHKIVVAKWLADIAREKYNDLCISVVPPTVDTKKFYDVQSQAQQPRGKQSVPTVGMYYTTTPWKGCKMAIEAFSLAAKKIPNLRLVAFGSGDTPPPDLLLPPGTEYNISPTQEELTKFYSKCDAWLFSSISEGFGLPIIEAMACGTPVIGTTAGAAPELLAGGGGILVNIKDSEAMAKAIEQISQLSDAEWQIMSENALNTVKNYTWEDSTALFEAALYAALERQAQLTDKA